From Mastacembelus armatus chromosome 13, fMasArm1.2, whole genome shotgun sequence, one genomic window encodes:
- the glod4 gene encoding glyoxalase domain-containing protein 4 yields the protein MAVRRALHFVFKVGDRAQTAKFYRDVLGMKVLRHEEFEEGCKATCNGPYDGKWSKTMVGFGPEDDHFVTELTYNYGVGEYQLGNDFLGLTLQSSQAVSNAKHQGWPLTKVGEALYLTHAPGGYPFYLMDEEQPPNDPVQKVCLAVSDLQRSTHYWATLLGMKVMERNEEKKTVLMGFADTQCKLELHDIGGAVDHGTAFGRMAFSCPREQLPDLEALMKRENQKILTPLVSLDTPGKATVEVVILADPDGHEICFVGDEAFRQLSKLDPKGNDLLDKAMAEDKSNEWFAKHNRQKAAA from the exons ATGGCTGTGAGACGGGcgctgcattttgttttcaaagttgGTGACAGGGCCCAAACAGCCAAGTTTTACCGAGATGTTCTGGGCATGAAG GTTTTACGCCATGAAGAGTTTGAGGAAGGCTGCAAAGCAACATGTAACGG GCCCTACGATGGGAAATGGAGCAAGACAATGGTTGGCTTTGGTCCAGAGGATGACCATTTTGTGACTGAACTGACATACAATTATGGCGTGGGAGAGTATCAGCTTGGCAATGACTTCTTG GGGCTCACTCTGCAGTCGAGCCAAGCGGTCAGCAACGCTAAACACCAAGGATGGCCTCTTACTAAGGTGGGAGAAGCCCTGTATCTGACCCACGCTCCAGGAGGTTATCCTTTCTACCTGATGGATGAAGAGCAGCCTCCCAATG acCCTGTGCAGAAGGTTTGTCTCGCTGTGTCAGACCTCCAGAGATCGACCCACTACTGGGCTACCCTCTTGGGAATGAAAGTGATGGAAAGgaatgaggaaaagaaaacagtgctAATGGGATTTGCAGACACACAA tgCAAACTGGAGCTTCATGATATTGGTGGGGCAGTAGATCATGGAACAGCGTTTGGGAGAATGGCATTTTCATGCCCACGGGAACAA CTGCCTGATCTTGAAGCTttgatgaaaagggaaaatCAGAAAATTCTCACTCCATTAGTCAGTCTGGACACTCCTGGAAAGGCTACAGTAGAAGTGGTTATTTTGGCTGACCCA GATGGCCATGAGATTTGCTTTGTAGGAGATGAGGCTTTCAGGCAATTGTCCAAGCTGGACCCCAAAGGAAATGACTTGCTTGATAAG GCTATGGCTGAAGATAAAAGCAACGAGTGGTTTGCCAAGCACAACAGACAGAAAGCTGCTGCATAA
- the LOC113125589 gene encoding protein KIAA0100: MSLLLIFFLLTLLLGIVLLCLVFRWLICTLAVRFFQTALNADLKIKSVGLFSVQGVSIQFHPQHILEIDRIWISSKLLNQDLPRYLALCVGETRVRFDLHAPLGQLVKKSHGKKSGRISVSPTMLRFLSQLLSFHISSINVMVLNLALSESLWHMTVTGITLLLDHQSKRLAWDFSVGQLSSKVLKSSQMDICLAEVALSLLLSGDVSLPDMKPGCLYLTVRTFIAELHEGLLLSQPLLTLSPSKSIHDTSECEGTEFIQTEAVEWFHQLVPHEVNVEFDNTNITLSMHSQKRHLNWTLKSLKVCYGHDSEQLPLKSFTPELSFPQSSLELLLEDGLLLSQSRQRILCVNTLKIALQVTSIDISGSFTINTCIIHYRHQEFSPWFSLFPWEQLIHRKAAHRKRHLPHLDAPVMITSSISNVNVSVQLGDTTPFALGFLSANAELQHLLDIKVDKENPESQNVHQRASMSMDNFWWRVGQGSHIQQAPHPPGKHVWGEALVVDSLSLQGSFNRPHVESSSQSPSLSVESSLKGLQVEFSETCALCLSRLLSLICVPPDTGPPLSDVATVSPPADETAQSMSTSQLRLLFKLDCCLEDVNMFTVSNLAGAMSLRMDTVGVLSSAESSRLSLQGVSLSVVKMLMENMETCCPASQTTNPLLKVTAIAFSYHITTHTLQVQCEEDLTVDWTPSDHMVLYQHTTEAQACWCMLYGKKGEDSPVKLTESGSESASGQSRGLCVRVELGCTRLTAHVSEHNYILLHTEALSISKHVGSMHLRSPSVIFNFDGNNIVTFKGLDLETHDELTEMQLHRDNFSFLTTPHNRVWVLTCPSLAVEFPYQYNFSNTFDMTISVQKWLKTLHRSPSQASAIERLPPDLVFKISQFSFVFLDDVFEIKLRDNYELMKDESKESAKRLQLLDKKVADLRKQHGELLPARKIEELYSSLEKKHIEIYIQRSRRLYANTPMRKSLLTWTVSDLELVTLADQSLHGPERVKEQLRDIDGISPFPRDGLPLVVQWCRAVKFKLAAFLVRIRDYPRYLFEIRDWELSGRLIGTEQDGQARAHRKEIVPLGPPWGDVTVNRNMPPLKFYYDFKSNIFLYTIVWGPCWDPAWTLIGQSIDLLTKPTVDPSPTLTWWDKSRLLLHGRWVMDIEQANLHQLATEDPYNTTENLHWEWNKLNFDWNPGQFVFKGDLDVNVRTASKYDDICFLHLPNLCMTLDLQWLCHGNPHDHHAVMLCCAENVADVTSGQPHDSYRAFRSENLNLSITMDLNQHCGTELSQPRILLYSSTLRWMQNFWATWTSVSRPICRGKLFHSLRPVRKKLGQHYKQMSYTAAFPQLQVHYWASFAQQRGIQVECNKGHVFTRGVQRLIPQAGTVMRRLISEWNVTQMVSELSQVTVHLMASTWDETADHQINTQVNKTHLLSLSSLSYQRQSNHMEEEVNPKDETNTSYTHKLHLVDLRASWTTTNRNIAFGLYDGYKKASVLKRNLSTEALKGLRIDTQLQTKKLKRSPSSYSPTTAPPMSTMPTVSRTEKSQNEGTSMLQKLIEETDKFVVFSEEDAGVSDQLCGIAACQTDDVYNRNWFIELVNCQMMLRGTETAGCVLVSAAKAQLLQCEHHPAWYNDTLKQKTTWTCLLDGMQYFATMEPNPSEHEDRQLWLEVKNIEEHRQRNLDSVLELMESGQAVGGMVSTTTDWNQPAQVNEAQQVQRIISRCSCRMHYISYSHDINPELATQIKPPELRNNHEKEDLLKKQAGAVDTFTLIHHDLEISTNPVQYAMILDIVNNLLLHVEPRRKEHSEKKQRVRFQLEISSNPEEQRSSILHLQEAVRQHLAQIRRLEKQIYSNIRAQTEELSIEELMEINARLQNQLNQEKNDMQMKSEELNILIRCFKDFQLQRANKLELRKPPEDVSVVRRTEIYFAQARWCLTEEDGQLGIAELELKRFMYSKLNKSDDTAEHLLELGWFTMNNLLPNAAYKVVLRPQSNCQSGRQFALRIFSKVRPPVGGISVKEHFEVNVVPLTIQLMYQFFKRMMGFFFPGRNVEEEEVTDEEDKFRLVTTGIPVKPRQTSEDTMGAMGPSKGVTQGLNRTTGVRRSFRKPPEHPVDDIDKMKERAAMNNSFIYIKIPQVPLCVSYKGEKSSVDWKDLNLVLPCLEYHNNTWTWLDFAMAVKRDSRKALVAQMIKEKLRLKPASGSDLRGKVSEGKSDNSLQQQEEDEKARLLIGLSSADKTTSKKSIFSRRK; this comes from the exons ATGTCTCTCCTGCTGATATTCTTCCTTCTAACTCTGCTCCTTGGGATTGTGTTGTTATGTCTCGTTTTCAG ATGGCTCATATGCACTCTGGCTGTGCGGTTCTTCCAGACTGCACTAAATGCTGATCTAAAGATCAAATCAGTAGGGCTGTTTTCTGTCCAAGGAGTTAGTATCCAGTTTCACCCCCAGCATATTCTG GAAATTGACAGAATATGGATTTCAAGTAAACTTCTAAACCAGGATCTGCC GAGATACTTGGCATTATGTGTGGGTGAAACCCGAGTTAGGTTTGACTTACATGCACCACTGGGTCAACTGGTAAAGAAGAGCCATGGAAAAAAGTCAGGAAGGATTTCAGTCAGTCCCACAATGCTCCGTTTTCTGTCACAA TTGCTGTCGTTTCATATCAGCTCAATCAATGTGATGGTGCTGAACCTCGCACTGTCAGAGTCTTTATGGCACATGACTGTCACAGGCATCACTTTGTTGCTTGACCATCAGAGTAAAAG gTTGGCGTGGGACTTCTCAGTCGGGCAGCTGAGCAGTAAAGTTCTCAAAAGCAGTCAAATG GACATATGTTTGGCTGAAGTGGCTCTGAGCCTGTTGCTGTCTGGGGATGTAAGCCTACCAGACATGAAGCCAGGTTGCCTATACCTCACTGTGAGGACCTTTATAGCAGAGCTGCATGAAGGACTGCTCCTCAGCCAACCCCTGCTCACCCTGTCTCCCTCAAAGAGCATTCATGATACATCAG AATGTGAAGGCACCGAGTTTATCCAAACTGAAGCTGTGGAATGGTTTCATCAGTTGGTTCCTCATGAGGTCAATGTGGAATTCGATAATACAAATATAACTCTGTCCATGCACAGTCAGAAAAG GCACCTGAACTGGACTCTAAAGTCTTTAAAGGTCTGCTATGGACATGACAGTGAACAGCTTCCTCTGAAAAGCTTTACTCCTGAGCTGAGCTTTCCCCAGAGCAGCCTGGAGCTCCTTCTAGAGG ATGGACTTCTCCTCTCTCAAAGTAGGCAAAGAATCCTTTGTGTGAACACTCTGAAGATAGCCCTGCAG GTGACATCAATTGACATCTCAGGGTCATTCACAATCAACACATGTATCATCCACTACCGTCACCAGGAGTTCTCCCCTTGGTTCAGTCTGTTTCCTTGGGAACAGCTAATCCACAGAAAGGCAGCACATAGAAAAAG ACACCTCCCTCACCTGGATGCTCCTGTGATGATTACCTCCTCTATTTCCAATGTTAATGTGTCTGTTCAGCTGGGAGACACGACGCCTTTTGCTCTAGGCTTTCTGTCTGCCAATGCAG AACTGCAGCATCTCCTTGACATTAAAGTTGACAAAGAGAACCCAGAGTCCCAGAATGTGCACCAGCGTGCCTCGATGTCCATGGACAACTTCTGGTGGAGAGTGGGTCAGGGGTCTCATATCCAGCAAGCACCCCACCCTCCGGGTAAACATGTGTGGGGCGAAGCACTAGTTGTAGACTCCCTTAGTCTCCAG GGGAGTTTCAACCGACCCCACGTGGAGTCAAGTAGCCAGTCTCCGAGCCTGAGCGTGGAGTCCAGTCTGAAAGGGCTTCAGGTGGAGTTTTCAGAGACATGTGCACTTTGTCTGTCTCGCCTGCTGTCCCTCATCTGTGTTCCTCCTGACACTGGGCCACCGCTGTCAGATGTGGCCACAGTGTCTCCCCCTGCTGATGAAACTGCACAGTCCATGTCCACCTCACAGCTGCGCCTGCTGTTCAAACTGGACTGTTGTCTAGAGGATGTTAATATGTTCACAGTCTCTAATCTGGCAG GAGCCATGTCTTTGCGGATGGACACTGTCGGAGTCCTGAGCTCTGCTGAGAGTTCCAGGCTGTCTCTTCAGGGTGTTAGCTTGTCTGTGGTCAAAATGCTCATGGAGAACATGGAAACATGCTGCCCTGCTTCACAAACTACTAACCCTTTGCTCAAAGTCACCGCCATAGCCTTCTCTTACCATATCACCACCCACACCTTACAG GTTCAGTGTGAAGAGGACCTCACTGTTGATTGGACGCCATCAGATCACATGGTTTTATATCAGCACACGACGGAAGCTCAGGCTTGTTGGTGTATGCTTTATGGAAAGAAAGGAGAGGACAGCCCTGTCAAGCTGACAGAGAGCGGAAGTGAAAGTGCTTCAGGTCAGAGTAGAGGGTTGTGTGTGCGAGTTGAACTGGGCTGTACTCGTTTAACAGCCCATGTTAGTGAGCATAACTATATTCTCCTGCACACAGAAGCCCTCTCCATCTCAAAGCATGTGGGTTCCATGCACTTACGCTCCCCTTCAGTGATCTTCAACTTTGATGGCAACAACATAGTCACATTTAAAGGCCTAGATCTGGAGACACATGACGAGCTAACTGAGatgcagctgcacagagacAATTTCTCCTTCCTCACCACTCCTCACAATCGTGTCTGGGTTCTCACTTGCCCATCACTGGCAGTGGAATTCCCCTACCAGTACAATTTCTCTAACACCTTTGACATGACCATTAGTGTGCAAAAGTGGCTTAAGACTCTACATCGCTCCCCAAGCCAGGCCTCTGCCATCGAACGTCTGCCTCCTGACCTCGTATTTAAAATTAGCCAGTTCTCTTTTGTCTTCCTTGATGATGTCTTTGAAATCAAACTGCGAGACAACTATGAGCTGATGAAAGATGAGAGTAAAGAAAGCGCAAAGCGCCTGCAGCTTCTGGATAAGAAGGTGGCAGATTTGCGAAAGCAGCATGGAGAACTTCTGCCTGCGAGAAAGATAGAAGAGCTTTATAGTTCATTGGAGAAAAAACACATAGAGATCTATATCCAGCGTTCACGGCGCCTCTATGCAAACACACCCATGAGGAAGTCTCTACTTACATGGACTGTGTCAGACTTGGAGTTGGTGACCCTGGCTGATCAGTCTCTTCATGGGCCTGAGAGGGTGAAAGAGCAGCTGAGGGACATTGATGGGATCAGTCCCTTCCCCAGAGATGGACTCCCTCTGGTGGTCCAGTGGTGCCGTGCAGTCAAGTTTAAACTGGCTGCATTTTTGG TGAGGATTCGGGACTACCCTCGCTACCTGTTTGAGATCCGAGACTGGGAACTGTCAGGGCGTCTGATTGGGACAGAGCAGGATGGACAGGCCAGAGCTCATCGCAAAGAGATTGTACCTCTTGGTCCACCATGGGGAGATGTGACAGTCAATAGGAATATGCCACCTCTGAAGTTCTACTATGATTTCAAAT CTAACATATTTCTCTACACAATTGTCTGGGGGCCATGTTGGGACCCTGCCTGGACATTGATTGGGCAGTCCATTGACCTACTAACCAAACCCACTGTTGATCCCTCACCTACTCTGACCTGGTGGGACAAAAGTCGCCTGCTGCTCCATGGACGCTGGGTCATGGACATTGAACAGGCCAATCTGCATCAGCTAGCTACAgag GACCCTTACAACACTACAGAAAACCTGCACTGGGAGTGGAATAAGCTAAACTTTGACTGGAACCCaggacagtttgtttttaaaggggACTTGGATGTAAATGTCAGGACTGCATCAAA GTATGATGATATCTGTTTTTTACACCTGCCCAACCTGTGTATGACCCTTGACCTCCAATGGCTTTGCCATGGCAACCCCCATGACCACCATGCTGTAATGCTCTGCTGTGCAGAGAATGTTGCAGACGTGACCTCAGGACAACCTCATGACTCCTACAGAGCCTTCCGCTCTGAGAACCTGAACCTCTCCATCACCATGGACCTTAACCAGCATTGTGGCACAG AACTATCCCAGCCCAGAATCCTGCTGTACAGCAGCACTCTACGCTGGATGCAGAACTTCTGGGCCACCTGGACGAGTGTATCTCGTCCAATTTGCAGAGGAAAACTCTTCCACAGCCTCAGGCCCGTGCGCAAAAAGCTGGGTCAGCACTATAAACAGATGTCGTACACAGCTGCCTTCCCACAACTacaa gtgCATTACTGGGCTTCATTTGCCCAGCAGAGAGGTATCCAAGTGGAGTGCAACAAAGGCCACGTGTTCACTCGAGGGGTGCAGAGACTAATTCCACAAG CTGGTACTGTGATGAGGAGGCTGATCTCTGAATGGAATGTGACTCAGATGGTTAGTGAGCTATCTCAGGTGACAGTTCACCTGATGGCGTCCACCTGGGACGAAACGGCTGACCACCAGATCAACACTCAAGTGAATAAGACTCACCTGCTCAGCCTGTCCTCCCTGAGCTACCAGCGCCAGAGCAATCACATGGAGGAG GAGGTAAACCCGAAGGATGAGACTAATACATCTTACACTCACAAACTACACCTGGTGGACCTCCGTGCTTCCTGGACCACCACTAACAGAAACATAGCATTTGGGCTGTACGACGGTTACAAAAAGGCATCTGTCCTGAAGCGAAATCTCTCCACTGAAGCTCTAAAGGGTCTGAGGATCGACACACAGCTACAGACAAAGAAGCTCAAACGCTCTCCTTCCAGCTACTCTCCCACCACAGCCCCTCCCATGTCAACTATGCCCACTGTCAGTCGaacagaaaaaagtcaaaatgaag GAACATCAATGCTCCAGAAACTAATTGAGGAAACAGACAAGTTTGTGGTGTTTTCAGAGGAGGACGCGGGTGTCAGTGACCAGCTGTGTGGTATTGCAGCCTGTCAGACCGATGATGTTTATAACCGCAACTGGTTTATTGAGTTGGTCAACTGTCAG ATGATGCTGCGTGGCACAGAGACAGCAGGCTGTGTACTGGTGTCTGCCGCAAAggctcagctgctgcagtgtgagcACCACCCAGCCTGGTATAATGACACCCTGAAGCAGAAAACCACATGGACCTGTCTGCTGGATGGCATGCAGTACTTTGCTACCATGGAGCCCAACCCGTCTGAGCATGAGGACAGGCAGTTGTGGCTGGAG GTGAAAAACATAGAGGAACACAGGCAGCGTAACCTGGACTCTGTGCTGGAACTGATGGAGAGTGGCCAGGCTGTGGGAGGAATGGTTAGCACCACTACAG ACTGGAATCAGCCCGCCCAAGTGAATGAGGCACAGCAAGTGCAGCGTATCATATCGCGTTGTAGCTGCCGAATGCACTACATCAGCTACAGTCATGACATCAACCCAGAGCTGGCCACACAGATCAAACCACCAGAGCTGAGGAATAACCATGAGAAGGAAGACCTGCTGAAAAAGCAGGCTG GGGCAGTAGATACCTTCACCCTCATTCACCATGATCTTGAGATATCCACTAACCCTGTTCAGTATGCCATGATCCTGGACATAGTCAATAACCTGCTGCTACACGTGGAGCCCAGACGCAAG GagcacagtgaaaaaaaacagagagtgCGTTTCCAGCTGGAAATTTCTAGTAACCCAGAGGAGCAACGCAGCAGCATCTTACACCTGCAGGAGGCAGTCAGGCAGCATCTTGCTCAGATTAGACGTCTTGAGAAACAGATCTACTCCAACATCAGG GCACAAACCGAGGAACTGAGCATTGAAGAATTGATGGAGATCAACGCAAGACTGCAGAACCAGCTAAACCAAGAGAAAAATGACATGCAGATGAAGAGTGAAGAGCTCAACATTCTCATCAG GTGTTTCAAAGACTTCCAGTTGCAGCGAGCAAATAAGCTGGAGCTGCGGAAGCCCCCAGAGGATGTGAGTGTGGTGAGGAGAACAGAGATCTACTTTGCCCAGGCCCGCTGGTGTTTGACTGAAGAGGACGGACAGCTTGGTATCgctgaactggagctgaagAGATTCATGTACAGCAAG CTGAACAAGTCCGATGACACAGCAGAGCATCTTTTGGAGCTTGGATGGTTCACAATGAACAACCTGCTGCCCAATGCAGCATACAAG GTCGTACTTCGTCCTCAGAGTAACTGCCAGTCAGGACGCCAGTTTGCTTTGCGCATCTTCAGTAAAGTGCGCCCCCCTGTGGGAGGAATTTCTGTGAAGGAGCACTTTGAG GTGAATGTGGTGCCTCTCACCATCCAGCTGATGTACCAGTTCTTCAAAAGAATgatgggattttttttcccaggacGAAAcgttgaggaggaggaagtcaCTGATGAGGAGGATAAGTTCAGATTGGTTACCACTG GTATCCCTGTCAAGCCTCGGCAGACATCAGAAGACACCATGGGTGCTATGGGACCCAGCAAAGGTGTCACCCAGGGACTGAATCGCACTACCGGGGTCAGGAGGTCGTTCAGGAAACCTCCAGAG CATCCTGTTGATGACATTGATAAAATGAAGGAGCGAGCAGCTATGAACAACTCCTTCATCTATATCAAGATTCCCCAAGTCCCCTTGTGTGTCAGCTATAAG GGAGAAAAGAGTAGTGTGGACTGGAAGgacctgaacctggttctgcCCTGTTTGGAATACCATAACAATACCTGGACGTGGCTTGACTTTGCCATGGCGGTGAAAAGGGACAGCCGGAAAGCACTTGTAGCACAG ATGATCAAAGAGAAGCTGCGTCTGAAGCCAGCTTCAGGCTCAGACCTGCGGGGCAAGGTGTCTGAAGGGAAGTCAGACAACAGCCTGCAGCAacaggaggaagatgagaaGGCACGGCTCCTCATCGGCCTCAGCAGTGCAGACAAAACGACCAGCAAGAAGAGTATCTTCAGTCGACGCAAGTGA
- the rskra gene encoding ribosomal protein S6 kinase-related protein: MGSEVSKSRTREAPGAPRRLSHGFLSNMGVCIAHRLRHSAVFSQPVGPDRGLPEDSAETSGSEEAPPALIASFLPEFPNRTFPKQDHFQVQGFIAKGSYGPIWKVKDICKEKTYAVKVLPKSEILKHGVLEQSKEEVIIQRQLKHPFIHNLQDCWQTQHHLFIMCDYCGIGDLYTYWLLKGKFEEDEVRVFAAELGSALGFLHDLGIIHRDVKMENILLSDQGHLRLSDFGLSHRLNRGGQAFTICGTIQYMAPEVLSGGPYNHAADWWSLGIMLFSLVAGEFPVPAEPDHSTMLKKVRDFPYKLPNTFSSALLLLLTELLCKNPVNRLRNLESFQMQAFFRGTSFDPHILQKTPVGFILELRAHPDWTAKSMRGLSLDYFDNFDCDKILHSPSVPSELSSAVAGVSLSRATEQT, translated from the exons ATGGGCAGCGAAGTCAGTAAAAGCAGGACG agagaggcaCCAGGGGCCCCACGTCGACTCAGCCATGGCTTCCTCTCAAACATGGGGGTCTGCATCGCTCACAGACTCCGACACTCAGCTGTATTTTCTCAGCCCGTGGGCCCAGATCGCGGACTGCCAGAGGACAGCGCTGAGACTTCAGGGTCTGAAGAGGCTCCTCCAGCTCTCATCGCTTCCTTTCTGCCTGAGTTCCCAAACCGCACATTTCCTAAACAAGACCATTTCCAG GTCCAGGGCTTCATAGCTAAAGGCTCATATGGACCCATATGGAAAGTGAAGGACATttgcaaagagaaaacatatgCTGTTAAG GTTCTACCAAAGTCAGAGATCTTGAAGCATGGAGTGCTGGAGCAGTCCAAAGAGGAAGTCATCATCCAG CGGCAGCTCAAACACCCATTTATCCACAATCTGCAGGACTGCTGGCAGACGCAGCACCATCTCTTCATTA TGTGTGACTACTGCGGCATTGGAGACTTGTACACTTACTGGTTACTGAAGGGAAAGTTTGAGGAGGATGAGGTTCGGGTCTTTGCTGCAGAGCTGGGCAGTGCTCTGG gtTTCCTACATGACCTGGGGATCATACATAGAGATGTAAAG ATGGAGAACATCCTTTTGAGTGATCAAG GTCACCTCCGTTTGTCTGACTTTGGACTCTCACACCGCCTGAATAGAGGAGGACAAGCATTTACCATATGCGGGACGATCCAGTACATGG CTCCTGAAGTTCTGAGTGGGGGTCCATATAACCATGCTGCCGACTGGTGGTCCCTTGGCATTATGCTGTTCTCACTGGTGGCAGGAGAG TTTCCGGTACCTGCAGAGCCGGACCACAGTACCATGCTGAAAAAGGTCAGAGATTTCCCTTACAAGCTGCCCAACACCttcagctctgctctgctcttacTGCTCACTGAG CTTTTGTGCAAGAACCCAGTGAACCGGCTTCGTAATCTGGAGTCTTTCCAGATGCAGGCCTTTTTTCGTGGCACTTCATTTGACCCACACATTCTCCAGAAGACACCTGTTGGATTCATCCTCGAGCTCAGGGCCCATCCTGACTGGACAGCCAAATCGATGAGAGGCCTTTCACTGGACTACTTTGATAACTTTGATTGTGATAAAATCCTCCATTCCCCCTCAGTTCCCTCTGAGCTGTCTTCTGCTGTGGCCGGTGTGAGCCTGAGTCGAGCTACAGAGCAGACCTAA